Within the Halarcobacter mediterraneus genome, the region TAACACCTTTAAGTCCAAAAAACTTTGTTGCTTGAGAAGGGCTAAACTCTCCTTGAAGTGAGTTTATTTCTTGCTCGTTGTAAAACTTGATATCAAAGTTGTATTTTAAAGCAAACTCTAAAAGTCCTTTTTCATCTGCTTTTGCTTCAAAGGAAGCTATATTTTCTATTTGTTCTTTTTTTAGATTATGTTTTTCTAAAAACCAAAAAAATGATGCCTCAATATCTTCAAATGGTGTATCTCTATTGCAACCAATACCTAAATATACTTTTGGTTTTAAGCTTAGGTTATCATCTGAAAATGGAGTTATATTTACACAAAGGTCAGAACTTTGTTCATCTACTCTTTTTAGATTTGTTTTATTTGGAATAGTTTCAAAAATACTTTTATAGGTTTTTACTTCAACTTGTTTTTTATTTAGAAGTGAGTTTGAGATTTTTGCTAAGCATTTTAGGTTTTCTATTTCAAGATTGTTTTTCTTTGCAAACATATCAAAGGCAAAAGTTTTTGTTTGGTCTGTTGCTGTTGAAACAAAGTTCATACAGTTTGGAACTCTAGAAGCTAATAAATCACTTAACTCATTTGCTCCACCAATATGACCACTAAGAAGAGGAATAACTTTTGTTAAATCCATACTCATAACTATAATAGCTGGATCAGTTGCTTTGCTTTCAAGAAGTGGTGCAATTTTTCTAACAACAATGCCCATAGCTAAAATACATATAATCGCATCATATTTTTTCCAACCCTCTTGTAAAACTGTATCTATCTTTTCGTAAGTAAGTAGGTTTTCTAAGTTATGTTCTAAATCTTTTTTACCATAAACATCAACTTCAAAATCTTCTAGGTAATCTAAAAGTTTACTAGCAGAATTTAGACTTGGTTGGTTTATTGAAACTAGGGCTATTTTTAACTTACCCATTATTAGCCTTTTTCTCTTGCAACTCTTTAACTAAAGGCTTAACATAAAGGTGAGATTCTTCTGTCTCTTCTTGTTTTAAAAAGTCTCCAAATAAAATCAAAGCAACACCTTTGATATGAGATACTTGATTTTCAATATCTGAAATTGTTCCTTTGAAAATCTCTTCTTCCTTCCATGTTGCTTTTTCAACTACCCAACAAGGAGT harbors:
- a CDS encoding cobalt-precorrin 5A hydrolase yields the protein MGKLKIALVSINQPSLNSASKLLDYLEDFEVDVYGKKDLEHNLENLLTYEKIDTVLQEGWKKYDAIICILAMGIVVRKIAPLLESKATDPAIIVMSMDLTKVIPLLSGHIGGANELSDLLASRVPNCMNFVSTATDQTKTFAFDMFAKKNNLEIENLKCLAKISNSLLNKKQVEVKTYKSIFETIPNKTNLKRVDEQSSDLCVNITPFSDDNLSLKPKVYLGIGCNRDTPFEDIEASFFWFLEKHNLKKEQIENIASFEAKADEKGLLEFALKYNFDIKFYNEQEINSLQGEFSPSQATKFFGLKGVSEPSSILVSKYKELIIPKNVYEKKITIAAAV